The following are from one region of the Halogeometricum sp. S3BR5-2 genome:
- a CDS encoding MATE family efflux transporter: MSRVPNPVRRCILSVGLLLAHFGLVDRDRAVRTAELAWPRVVTGIARMSKNAVDVAMVGSAVGVAAINGVGFAGPYWGLAFALGGGVAAGTLALVSQRYGAGRSDGLGVAVRSSAVLTVLATLPVTAAFWLFSEPLISVLTNDPESIALGARYLRIVGLGVPFAGLNLVGSRTLVGADDAYIAMVLRAGGAAVNVVVNAALIFGLGLGVEGAAVGTVLSNVVVTGAFALGLARGGLPGVGAFPVQIDPFGRYAALEPMRDIFSIGLPVFGRSLVWTVAEFPMLFFVSALGPNVTAAFVIARRIWGIMNTPGWGFGLASSSLVGQSLGRNDEETAEAYGREIILHAVATYVVSAALIAAFAEPIVRQFAESPSSPAVPIAVSLVYAACAAVLMQGVSGASAGPLDASGDTRVPFLSQLLGMFGCSIPLAYLAAQTNQIELLYLSFLAETTIPGIINYYRFSTGKWKSVSQQYRPGAASDD; this comes from the coding sequence GTGTCAAGAGTCCCCAACCCAGTCAGACGCTGCATCCTCTCGGTCGGTCTCCTCCTCGCCCACTTCGGTCTGGTCGACCGCGACAGAGCGGTCAGAACCGCCGAACTCGCGTGGCCCCGCGTCGTCACGGGCATCGCCCGCATGTCGAAGAACGCCGTCGACGTGGCGATGGTCGGCAGCGCCGTCGGCGTCGCCGCCATCAACGGCGTCGGGTTCGCCGGCCCCTACTGGGGTCTCGCGTTCGCCCTCGGCGGCGGCGTCGCCGCCGGGACGCTGGCGCTGGTCTCCCAGCGCTACGGCGCCGGTCGGTCCGACGGCCTCGGCGTCGCCGTGCGTTCGAGCGCCGTCCTGACCGTCCTCGCGACGCTGCCGGTCACGGCGGCCTTCTGGCTCTTCTCGGAGCCGCTCATCTCGGTGCTGACGAACGACCCCGAATCGATAGCCCTCGGCGCGCGCTACCTCCGAATCGTCGGCCTCGGCGTCCCGTTCGCCGGATTGAATCTCGTCGGAAGCCGCACGCTCGTCGGCGCCGACGACGCCTACATCGCCATGGTGCTCCGCGCCGGCGGCGCGGCCGTCAACGTCGTCGTCAACGCCGCGCTCATCTTCGGTCTCGGACTGGGCGTCGAGGGGGCGGCCGTCGGCACCGTGCTCTCGAACGTCGTCGTCACGGGCGCGTTCGCCCTCGGACTCGCGCGCGGCGGCCTCCCCGGCGTCGGCGCGTTTCCCGTACAGATCGACCCGTTCGGCCGCTACGCCGCCCTCGAACCGATGCGAGACATCTTCTCCATCGGCCTGCCCGTCTTCGGCCGGTCGCTCGTCTGGACCGTCGCCGAGTTCCCGATGCTCTTCTTCGTGAGCGCCCTCGGACCGAACGTGACGGCCGCGTTCGTCATCGCGCGGCGCATCTGGGGCATCATGAACACGCCCGGATGGGGCTTCGGACTCGCCTCCTCGAGCCTCGTCGGCCAGTCGCTCGGGCGGAACGACGAGGAGACGGCGGAGGCGTACGGCCGCGAGATCATCCTCCACGCGGTGGCGACGTACGTCGTCTCCGCCGCACTCATCGCCGCCTTCGCCGAACCCATCGTGCGCCAGTTCGCCGAGAGTCCGTCCTCGCCCGCGGTTCCCATCGCGGTGTCGCTCGTCTACGCCGCCTGCGCCGCGGTGCTCATGCAGGGCGTCTCCGGAGCGTCCGCCGGGCCGCTGGACGCCAGCGGCGACACGCGCGTCCCCTTCCTCAGCCAACTGCTCGGCATGTTCGGCTGTTCGATTCCCCTGGCCTATCTCGCCGCGCAGACGAACCAGATAGAACTGCTGTATCTCTCCTTCCTCGCGGAGACGACGATTCCGGGCATCATCAACTACTACCGGTTCTCGACGGGCAAGTGGAAGTCCGTGAGCCAGCAGTACCGCCCCGGCGCGGCGTCGGACGACTAG
- a CDS encoding TIGR04206 family protein → MSHSHDGPARSVPALTVPLLLCLLALPWSVQTFVGRTPTLVFPWGLLNLEPFGVTTVSDFLFVYTAGLPDYIYAWPLSVLLYLAAFAFAVAGPALDVEDGRVVAGLLGAAAVAQLTLARGFSVQPGRTAWPVGTVLLLAVAAYVYLGGSDSARAER, encoded by the coding sequence GTGTCCCACTCTCACGACGGACCCGCTCGGTCGGTCCCCGCGCTCACCGTTCCCCTTCTCCTCTGCCTCCTCGCCCTCCCGTGGTCGGTGCAGACGTTCGTCGGTCGGACCCCGACGCTCGTCTTCCCGTGGGGCCTGCTCAACCTCGAACCGTTCGGCGTGACGACCGTCTCTGATTTTCTGTTCGTCTACACCGCCGGCCTGCCCGACTACATCTACGCGTGGCCGCTCTCGGTGCTGCTCTACCTCGCGGCGTTCGCATTCGCCGTCGCCGGTCCGGCCCTCGACGTCGAGGACGGGCGGGTCGTCGCCGGTCTGCTGGGCGCCGCGGCCGTGGCGCAACTCACCCTGGCGCGGGGGTTCTCGGTGCAACCGGGCCGGACGGCGTGGCCCGTCGGGACGGTGCTCCTCCTCGCCGTCGCCGCGTACGTCTACCTCGGCGGGTCCGATAGCGCGCGGGCCGAGCGCTAG
- a CDS encoding OBG GTPase family GTP-binding protein, whose protein sequence is MGLEEEIDDLREEIANTPYNKATESHIGRLKAKLSEKKEKLENQSSSGGGHGYAVEKTGDVTVALVGFPSVGKSTLINALTNADSEVGEYEFTTLNVNPGMLHYNGANIQILDVPGLIEGAASGRGGGKEVLSVVRTADLVVFMLSVFEIERYERLREELYENKIRLDTTPPSVTISKKHKGGIQVTTTDDVSLDENTIKEVLREYGYVNADVTIRGDLTIDELIDGIMDNRVYLPSMVTVNKADLIEKDYLPTVKENLREFDIDPDEAIFISAETEKGLEGLKETMWERLGLIRVYMDKPGRGVDYEEPLVLQEGENTVDDALHRLGGTLDERFRFARVTGPSAKHDEQQVGRDHELADEDVLRVIARK, encoded by the coding sequence ATGGGACTGGAGGAGGAGATAGACGACCTCCGAGAGGAGATAGCCAACACGCCGTACAACAAGGCCACGGAGTCGCACATCGGTCGGCTGAAGGCGAAGCTCTCGGAGAAGAAAGAGAAACTGGAGAACCAATCCTCCAGCGGTGGCGGCCACGGCTACGCCGTCGAGAAGACGGGCGACGTGACCGTGGCCCTCGTCGGGTTCCCCAGCGTCGGCAAGTCGACGCTCATCAACGCCCTCACGAACGCCGACAGCGAGGTCGGCGAGTACGAGTTCACGACGCTGAACGTCAACCCCGGCATGCTCCACTACAACGGAGCGAACATCCAGATTCTGGACGTACCGGGCCTCATCGAAGGGGCCGCGAGCGGACGCGGCGGCGGCAAGGAGGTGCTGTCGGTCGTCCGCACCGCCGACCTCGTGGTGTTCATGCTCTCGGTGTTCGAGATAGAGCGCTACGAGCGCCTGCGCGAGGAACTGTACGAGAACAAGATACGCCTCGACACGACGCCGCCCAGCGTCACCATCTCGAAGAAACACAAAGGCGGCATTCAGGTCACGACGACGGACGACGTCTCCCTCGACGAGAACACCATCAAGGAGGTGCTCCGCGAGTACGGCTACGTCAACGCCGACGTGACCATCCGCGGCGACCTGACCATCGACGAACTCATCGACGGCATCATGGACAACCGGGTGTACCTGCCGTCGATGGTCACGGTGAACAAGGCCGACCTCATCGAGAAGGACTACCTCCCGACGGTGAAGGAGAACCTCCGCGAGTTCGACATCGACCCCGACGAGGCCATTTTCATCAGCGCCGAGACGGAGAAGGGCCTCGAAGGGCTCAAAGAGACGATGTGGGAACGGCTGGGCCTCATCCGCGTCTACATGGACAAACCCGGCCGCGGCGTCGACTACGAGGAACCGCTCGTCCTCCAGGAGGGCGAGAACACCGTCGACGACGCCCTGCACAGACTCGGCGGCACCCTCGACGAGCGGTTCCGGTTCGCCCGCGTCACCGGCCCGAGCGCCAAACACGACGAGCAGCAGGTCGGCCGCGACCACGAACTCGCCGACGAGGACGTGCTCCGGGTCATCGCGCGGAAGTAG
- a CDS encoding DUF7541 family protein, protein MDDTPGLSDQYRTASPWPIFVALGIPISEIGILFDLFPVAVGGLLLFSGSVAGMTRESGYAKTPWGPLAVLGVIFLALGAAFVFTGLNLQTRGYAIVAAAVILLLASVAGHLFGSGEEPSL, encoded by the coding sequence ATGGACGATACGCCGGGACTCTCCGACCAGTACCGGACGGCAAGCCCGTGGCCGATATTCGTCGCACTCGGCATCCCCATCTCAGAGATCGGAATCCTGTTCGACCTCTTTCCCGTCGCCGTCGGCGGCCTCCTCCTGTTCTCGGGAAGCGTCGCCGGGATGACCAGAGAGTCCGGCTACGCGAAGACGCCGTGGGGACCGCTGGCCGTCCTCGGCGTCATCTTCCTCGCCCTCGGCGCCGCGTTCGTGTTCACGGGGCTGAACCTCCAGACGCGAGGGTACGCCATCGTCGCCGCCGCCGTCATCCTCCTGTTGGCGAGCGTCGCCGGCCACCTGTTCGGGTCGGGCGAGGAACCGTCGCTCTGA
- a CDS encoding DUF6684 family protein, which yields MANEIFDRETLLDLTVNMIPLFIIAFFIVAFAAFPLFGRGDLLAMAVQYGLLLVPFVALAALTYVSGKAIAGDEKRSAVFLQGQATVDEPTELHEYEEQAEQAAVDDGNDDDGPAELESGDDESTRTDDETAQTDDETTQN from the coding sequence ATGGCGAACGAGATATTCGACAGGGAGACGCTCCTCGACCTCACTGTCAACATGATCCCGCTGTTCATCATCGCCTTCTTCATCGTCGCGTTCGCGGCGTTCCCCCTGTTCGGCCGGGGGGACCTCCTCGCGATGGCGGTGCAGTACGGACTGTTGCTCGTCCCGTTCGTGGCGCTCGCGGCCCTGACGTACGTGTCCGGGAAGGCGATCGCGGGCGACGAGAAGCGCTCGGCCGTGTTCCTACAGGGACAGGCGACCGTCGACGAACCGACCGAACTCCACGAGTACGAAGAGCAGGCGGAGCAAGCGGCGGTCGACGACGGCAACGACGACGACGGCCCCGCGGAGTTGGAGAGCGGCGACGACGAGTCGACTCGGACGGACGACGAGACGGCCCAGACCGACGACGAGACGACCCAGAACTGA